The proteins below come from a single Chryseobacterium sp. MA9 genomic window:
- a CDS encoding TrmH family RNA methyltransferase, with protein MRMKDLAQTFEYLKQFLTEERLAKIEHFSQESSDFVLPVVEDVYQFRNAAAIVRSVEACGFHKVVALQEEYSFEPNLRVTKGADTWVEVEKLPRNMESFQSIKDRGYKIVVVSLENNAKMLPEYEITEPIALVFGTEMEGVSQEILDFADETLAIPMYGFTRSFNVSVAASICMYELKQKLIKSDIDYKLNEEKLLRMKILWAVNSMRSGQQIFEKYLKENNIDWK; from the coding sequence ATGCGGATGAAAGACTTAGCGCAAACTTTTGAATATTTAAAACAGTTTTTAACCGAAGAAAGACTCGCGAAAATTGAACATTTCTCTCAGGAGAGTTCAGACTTTGTACTTCCGGTAGTAGAAGATGTCTACCAGTTTAGAAATGCAGCGGCAATTGTACGTTCTGTGGAAGCCTGCGGCTTTCATAAAGTGGTGGCTTTGCAGGAAGAATACAGTTTTGAACCTAATCTTCGGGTAACAAAGGGCGCAGATACCTGGGTTGAAGTAGAAAAGCTTCCCCGAAATATGGAATCCTTTCAGAGTATTAAAGACAGAGGGTACAAAATTGTGGTGGTTTCATTGGAAAATAATGCTAAAATGTTACCTGAATATGAAATTACAGAACCCATTGCTTTAGTTTTTGGAACAGAGATGGAAGGAGTATCTCAGGAAATTTTAGATTTTGCAGATGAAACGCTGGCCATTCCGATGTATGGGTTTACGAGAAGTTTCAACGTTTCTGTAGCTGCTTCAATCTGTATGTATGAATTGAAACAGAAGCTGATAAAATCTGATATTGATTACAAGCTGAATGAAGAAAAGCTTTTAAGAATGAAAATCCTTTGGGCGGTCAACTCCATGAGAAGCGGACAGCAAATTTTTGAGAAATATCTGAAAGAAAATAATATTGATTGGAAATAA
- a CDS encoding 16S rRNA (uracil(1498)-N(3))-methyltransferase — translation MKLFYGEITDHQVIINDEEQQHIVKVLRMRDGEDIHVTDGKGKLASGKLFIEGKKASIEVSEIKENLPEFTPQLHIAIAPTKNIDRIEFFVEKAVEMGISEISIIVTEKTERKNINIDKIRKQAVAASKQSLRFHFPVINDAVKLTDFLKNTDSEHTFVAHCHENLERIDLKNIPQMEQLTFLIGPEGDFSEKEIAFLAENKVKAVSLGNQRLRTETAGVFVAAWNYYNMI, via the coding sequence ATGAAATTATTTTACGGAGAAATAACAGATCACCAAGTCATCATCAATGATGAAGAACAGCAGCATATTGTGAAAGTACTTCGTATGAGAGATGGCGAAGACATTCATGTGACGGATGGAAAAGGGAAACTTGCTTCCGGAAAACTGTTTATAGAAGGTAAAAAAGCAAGTATTGAAGTTTCTGAGATCAAAGAAAATCTACCGGAATTCACCCCTCAACTTCATATTGCTATTGCTCCCACCAAGAATATTGACAGAATCGAGTTCTTTGTGGAAAAGGCTGTGGAAATGGGTATTTCGGAAATTAGTATTATTGTAACCGAGAAAACAGAACGTAAAAACATCAATATTGATAAAATCAGAAAACAGGCAGTTGCTGCGTCGAAACAAAGTCTGAGATTTCATTTTCCGGTCATCAATGATGCTGTAAAACTTACAGACTTCCTGAAAAATACTGATTCTGAACATACTTTTGTAGCCCACTGTCATGAAAATCTGGAAAGAATTGATCTTAAAAATATTCCTCAAATGGAACAGCTTACATTTTTAATAGGTCCTGAAGGTGATTTTTCTGAAAAGGAGATTGCATTTCTGGCAGAAAATAAAGTAAAAGCAGTCTCTCTAGGAAATCAAAGACTAAGAACCGAAACTGCAGGAGTTTTTGTAGCCGCATGGAATTATTATAATATGATATAG
- the tsaD gene encoding tRNA (adenosine(37)-N6)-threonylcarbamoyltransferase complex transferase subunit TsaD, with protein sequence MSDSIILGIESSCDDTSAAIIKGNSILSNIAANQAIHKEYGGVVPELASRAHQQNIIPVVEKSFSKANIQQNAISAIGFTRGPGLLGSLLVGTSFAKSLAMSLNVPLIEVNHLQAHILAHFIEDANPVPPTFPFLCLTVSGGHTMIVMVKDYFDMEIIGKTIDDAAGEAFDKIGKIFDLDYPAGPIIDRLAKEGNPDAFKFNKPKLENYDYSFSGIKTSVLYFIQKEVRKNHDFIKENLNDLCASVQKSIIEILMNKLEKAAKDLNVNEVAIAGGVSANSALRKAMEDNKERLGWGIYIPKFEYTTDNAAMIAMVAKLKFERGEFTDLRTSATAKYDL encoded by the coding sequence ATGAGCGACTCTATAATTTTAGGTATTGAATCGTCCTGCGACGACACCTCAGCAGCTATCATCAAGGGAAATTCTATTCTTTCAAACATTGCCGCGAACCAGGCCATCCACAAAGAATATGGTGGTGTTGTCCCTGAGTTGGCTTCACGGGCCCATCAGCAAAATATTATCCCCGTTGTTGAAAAATCTTTTTCTAAAGCAAATATACAACAAAATGCTATCTCTGCTATAGGATTTACTCGCGGACCGGGACTTTTAGGATCTCTTCTTGTAGGAACATCATTTGCTAAGTCTTTGGCTATGAGCCTGAATGTACCTTTGATTGAAGTAAATCACCTTCAAGCCCACATTCTGGCCCATTTCATCGAAGATGCAAATCCTGTGCCGCCTACTTTTCCATTCTTATGTCTTACGGTAAGTGGCGGACATACCATGATTGTAATGGTAAAAGACTATTTCGACATGGAAATTATCGGGAAAACTATTGATGATGCCGCAGGAGAAGCTTTTGATAAAATCGGAAAGATTTTTGACCTTGACTACCCTGCCGGACCTATCATCGACAGATTGGCCAAGGAAGGAAATCCTGATGCGTTTAAATTCAACAAACCGAAACTGGAAAACTATGATTATTCTTTCAGCGGTATTAAAACTTCCGTATTGTATTTCATTCAGAAAGAAGTCAGAAAAAATCATGATTTCATCAAGGAAAATCTAAATGACCTATGCGCATCTGTACAGAAATCCATCATCGAAATCCTGATGAATAAACTTGAAAAAGCAGCCAAAGATCTTAACGTAAATGAAGTTGCTATTGCAGGTGGTGTATCCGCTAATTCTGCGCTGAGAAAAGCAATGGAAGACAACAAAGAAAGACTGGGCTGGGGTATTTATATTCCAAAATTTGAATATACCACAGACAATGCTGCGATGATCGCCATGGTAGCGAAACTGAAGTTTGAGAGAGGTGAATTTACGGATTTGAGAACTTCGGCAACGGCAAAATATGATTTATGA
- a CDS encoding translocation/assembly module TamB — MAKLENNNENENKKSVAENLGDQVQKTVENVEEKVRETVKEASELASDAIHHPVETAEEFGKQAMKDVTSYTWWAKLLLILFWLGLVLIGGILVVINLPVTKQWAADQALQIVNKDFKSGFSTESVDVNYFGDVTIKGLKVKDYKGFDFIKAREFRADSDWISLAVNAISGKSNSLSFNSLTLVNAEVKVITYKGDSISNFVRFTELFDDGKKRDPKKPPFQLNSRVQIIDSKVSIINENSPGEQGKWLTATKFNLKAPNVKVNGPNVSALINNMSFVTSRWGKSHFVDTFSTELSLTKQFLSLKDLTLNTDHTLLQGDIKFNLHDGSWSDFADRVRWDMNIQQGSQISGYDISYFVTNWDNIKPFNLSGTMTGPLNKFHLENFLIRNPDVNIATKTMKVDNLLKGHFAIETKDLSADFTYKDLKAMMPSFISKKMKNFADDFGKLKYNGTARVNPDQIYVESGNLMTGIGQAKISKLTLSGYSTAMPKYSGYLDVKDLNTSVITKNKTVGLISGKFDLNGQSFDVNTMRLTTKSQIASIEIMDKTINNLYLDGLLDHKKYNGLITVNDEQAKATIKGLIDFSTSRVAMDVNADVTYLNMNYFTNKPGSQVVSGQVEGKMAMSSINDLTLDVNANNLHFATATQKYNIPNAKLKTFVEAGGRVIDVDAPGAATGKISGRYNLADLAGMVENGVGRILVGPPPRKLYRGQNFALKFDVQQGLVNYFLPELKLPQGAIVEGEYDGNSNNLILNLDAASLKYIMTKEEEITDADKALADSNPDYKVNDRKNLNRDSAMVDSVKVRINTADLNQQLYAKINRVVYNKNVIKDFELKGNNENGNTLHLATVFKHGSPDDEINEKLKEYAINVDQSTDAAGDYVFRFEPTEVKFNEVTWAIDTSPELNHSITYRRNTGDFDIRNLRVYSDKSALFIKEAQFKSAKDFYVDADINDFSVEKLLEMQSGGNTMDIKGLANGSVKIKMDKSTLQPLVDLTIDDIKMNGNDMGDISISATNGFSLNVYDIDVKVHSAGVLGNNSLNLTGTVNNNTSSPIIDLTAEMRDFDLAFTQQFVQTVFGNLRGKATGDLKINGKLNNLDYNGDIALKDFGLKLLFTGVDYSFDDTVIQLTKGLAILNNIEVHDGRTNSKGNVSGAIQFETLSSMGVSLVMRADNLLMLNTTQKDFDLFWGRVYGQGDLYVDGPVSGLSITTPNMKALNGSTFTFNSSSTSNVEEFKMLRFLKEGKDGLITLEEKKKTGANMNIDFNLAVDKGTTVNVLVGDDVGNITVKGSADPLRFHMNRQGNIAMSGTYKVDNGTFVSKAILNKTFQIERNSSIRWDGDAMKPALDINANYVRMVSNAGEYLSMGKLQPISILLQAHITQSLVDPNIDLNVTAMDVSSQVRETLAAKMSQEGEKVLQFGSVLLLSTFNVSNSGGVDVNVGNVAESSGYNMLLKQLGSVLNTMSNEFQIDLNYVKGDQNSNFGDRANAGLSVALSPRINIKTGLGIPLSKTDGAQNNYLSTEGSVEYDLSKKNDGTLVIRAYSKPTNIGMVSTNGSANQAYGGGVVWSKSFNSLFKKKKKDKKTSDAKGEIKTDSIKSNGK, encoded by the coding sequence ATGGCAAAGTTAGAGAATAATAACGAGAATGAGAATAAAAAATCGGTAGCTGAAAACCTAGGTGATCAGGTACAGAAAACTGTCGAAAATGTAGAAGAAAAAGTTCGGGAGACAGTAAAAGAAGCATCTGAGCTGGCTTCAGATGCCATACATCATCCTGTGGAAACGGCTGAAGAGTTTGGGAAACAGGCGATGAAAGATGTTACCAGCTATACCTGGTGGGCAAAACTTCTCTTGATTCTCTTTTGGTTGGGTTTAGTTCTGATAGGAGGAATATTGGTTGTTATCAATCTTCCGGTGACAAAACAGTGGGCAGCAGATCAGGCTCTTCAGATCGTAAATAAAGATTTCAAATCAGGATTTTCCACAGAAAGTGTAGATGTCAATTACTTTGGAGATGTGACTATAAAAGGCTTAAAAGTAAAAGATTATAAAGGATTCGATTTTATTAAAGCCCGTGAATTCCGTGCAGATTCAGACTGGATATCGCTGGCTGTGAATGCCATTTCAGGAAAAAGCAATTCTTTAAGCTTCAATTCCCTGACTCTCGTTAATGCCGAAGTAAAAGTAATTACCTATAAAGGAGACAGTATATCCAATTTTGTCAGATTTACAGAACTCTTTGATGATGGTAAGAAAAGAGACCCGAAAAAACCTCCTTTTCAGCTGAATTCCAGAGTACAGATTATTGATTCTAAAGTTTCCATCATCAATGAAAACTCCCCCGGAGAACAGGGAAAATGGCTTACAGCAACAAAATTCAACTTAAAAGCACCTAATGTAAAAGTCAACGGACCGAATGTTTCGGCATTGATCAATAATATGTCATTTGTGACCTCAAGATGGGGGAAATCTCATTTTGTGGACACTTTTTCAACAGAACTGTCTTTAACGAAACAGTTTTTATCATTAAAAGATCTTACACTGAATACAGATCATACATTACTTCAGGGGGATATTAAGTTTAATCTTCATGACGGATCCTGGTCAGATTTTGCTGACAGGGTACGTTGGGATATGAACATTCAACAGGGAAGCCAGATAAGTGGTTATGATATCAGTTATTTTGTGACGAACTGGGATAATATCAAGCCGTTCAATCTTTCAGGGACGATGACGGGACCTTTAAATAAATTCCATTTGGAGAATTTCCTGATCAGAAACCCGGATGTTAATATTGCAACCAAAACAATGAAGGTTGATAACCTGCTGAAAGGACATTTTGCCATTGAGACCAAAGATCTTTCCGCAGATTTCACTTACAAGGATTTAAAAGCAATGATGCCTTCCTTTATCTCCAAAAAGATGAAGAATTTTGCTGATGATTTTGGGAAACTAAAGTATAACGGAACTGCAAGAGTAAATCCGGATCAGATTTATGTAGAAAGCGGAAACTTAATGACAGGAATAGGGCAGGCTAAAATATCCAAGCTTACCTTATCCGGTTACAGCACTGCAATGCCTAAATATTCCGGTTATCTTGATGTGAAAGACCTTAATACATCTGTTATCACAAAGAATAAGACGGTGGGTTTAATCTCTGGTAAGTTTGATCTTAACGGTCAAAGCTTTGATGTTAATACAATGCGTCTGACGACTAAATCTCAGATTGCAAGCATTGAAATTATGGATAAAACGATCAATAACCTGTATCTGGACGGATTATTGGATCATAAAAAATACAACGGACTTATTACCGTTAATGATGAACAGGCAAAAGCTACCATCAAAGGATTAATAGATTTCAGTACTTCAAGAGTTGCTATGGATGTCAACGCGGATGTTACCTACCTGAATATGAACTATTTTACCAATAAACCAGGCAGTCAGGTGGTAAGCGGTCAGGTTGAAGGAAAGATGGCAATGTCTTCCATTAATGATCTTACGCTGGATGTTAATGCCAATAATTTACACTTTGCTACAGCAACTCAAAAATACAATATTCCGAATGCCAAATTAAAAACCTTTGTGGAAGCAGGAGGCCGTGTGATTGATGTAGATGCTCCGGGAGCTGCTACAGGAAAGATATCGGGAAGATATAACCTGGCAGATCTCGCAGGAATGGTAGAAAACGGAGTAGGAAGAATATTGGTGGGACCGCCTCCGAGAAAATTATACCGCGGACAGAATTTTGCATTGAAGTTTGATGTTCAGCAGGGATTGGTAAATTATTTTTTACCGGAACTTAAACTACCACAGGGAGCTATTGTGGAAGGAGAATATGACGGAAATTCAAACAACCTTATTCTGAATCTGGATGCTGCTTCTTTGAAATATATAATGACGAAGGAGGAAGAAATTACAGATGCTGATAAAGCGCTGGCAGATTCCAATCCTGATTATAAAGTTAATGACCGAAAAAATCTTAACAGAGACAGTGCAATGGTGGATAGTGTTAAAGTGAGAATTAACACGGCTGATCTTAACCAGCAGTTGTATGCAAAGATCAATAGGGTAGTTTATAACAAAAATGTAATCAAAGACTTTGAGCTTAAAGGGAATAATGAGAATGGAAATACCCTTCATTTAGCTACCGTATTTAAGCATGGAAGCCCTGATGATGAAATTAATGAAAAGCTTAAGGAATACGCTATTAATGTAGATCAGTCTACAGATGCGGCTGGTGATTATGTATTCAGATTTGAACCTACCGAAGTGAAATTTAATGAAGTGACCTGGGCTATAGATACAAGCCCGGAACTGAATCACTCCATTACTTATAGAAGAAATACGGGAGATTTTGATATCAGAAACCTAAGGGTTTATTCAGATAAAAGTGCTTTGTTTATTAAAGAAGCACAATTTAAATCGGCAAAAGATTTTTATGTAGATGCTGATATCAATGATTTTTCTGTAGAAAAGCTCCTGGAAATGCAGTCAGGGGGAAATACAATGGATATAAAAGGTCTTGCCAACGGAAGTGTTAAGATCAAAATGGATAAAAGTACCCTTCAGCCACTGGTAGATCTTACTATTGATGATATTAAGATGAATGGCAACGATATGGGGGATATCTCTATTTCTGCTACCAATGGTTTCTCACTGAACGTTTATGATATAGATGTAAAAGTTCACTCTGCAGGAGTCCTTGGAAATAACAGTCTTAATCTGACAGGAACCGTTAATAATAATACCTCTTCTCCAATCATTGACCTTACGGCAGAAATGCGTGATTTTGATTTGGCATTTACACAACAATTTGTACAGACTGTTTTTGGAAATCTTAGAGGAAAAGCAACCGGAGATCTTAAAATTAACGGAAAGCTCAACAATCTGGACTATAACGGTGATATAGCTTTAAAAGATTTCGGATTAAAGCTTTTATTTACCGGAGTAGACTATTCGTTTGATGATACTGTGATTCAGCTGACCAAAGGGCTAGCCATCCTCAACAATATTGAGGTGCATGATGGAAGAACCAATTCTAAAGGAAATGTTTCTGGGGCCATCCAGTTTGAGACTCTTTCTTCGATGGGAGTATCTCTCGTAATGAGGGCAGACAATCTGCTGATGCTTAATACTACTCAAAAAGATTTTGATCTGTTCTGGGGAAGAGTTTACGGGCAGGGAGATCTTTACGTAGACGGACCTGTTTCAGGATTAAGTATTACAACTCCTAATATGAAGGCGCTTAACGGAAGTACCTTTACCTTTAATTCCAGTTCTACATCCAATGTTGAAGAATTCAAGATGCTGAGATTCCTGAAAGAAGGAAAAGATGGTCTGATTACACTGGAAGAAAAGAAGAAAACAGGAGCCAATATGAATATTGATTTCAATCTGGCCGTAGATAAAGGAACTACCGTAAATGTACTGGTAGGAGATGATGTAGGAAATATTACAGTAAAAGGCTCTGCCGATCCGTTGAGGTTCCACATGAACAGACAGGGGAATATCGCCATGAGCGGTACTTATAAAGTAGATAACGGAACATTTGTCTCTAAGGCAATTCTTAATAAAACTTTCCAGATAGAGAGGAACAGTAGTATAAGATGGGATGGTGATGCTATGAAGCCTGCATTAGACATTAATGCCAACTATGTAAGAATGGTTTCTAATGCCGGGGAGTACCTTAGCATGGGAAAACTGCAGCCTATCAGTATTTTGCTGCAGGCCCACATTACCCAGTCGTTGGTAGACCCTAATATTGACCTTAATGTAACTGCTATGGATGTTTCCAGCCAGGTAAGGGAAACACTTGCTGCCAAAATGAGCCAGGAAGGAGAAAAGGTTCTTCAGTTCGGATCTGTTCTGCTGTTGAGTACTTTCAACGTCTCAAACTCTGGCGGGGTAGATGTGAATGTAGGAAATGTAGCAGAGTCATCCGGATATAATATGCTTCTGAAACAATTGGGATCTGTTCTTAATACGATGAGTAATGAATTCCAGATTGACCTTAATTACGTAAAAGGTGACCAGAATTCAAACTTTGGAGACAGAGCAAATGCGGGATTGAGTGTAGCTCTTTCCCCAAGAATCAATATAAAAACAGGTTTGGGTATTCCATTATCGAAAACAGATGGTGCCCAGAACAACTATTTGTCTACAGAAGGCTCTGTAGAGTATGATTTATCTAAAAAGAACGACGGTACGCTGGTTATACGTGCTTATTCCAAGCCTACGAACATCGGAATGGTGAGTACAAACGGTTCTGCAAATCAAGCCTATGGAGGAGGAGTTGTGTGGAGTAAAAGCTTCAATTCTTTGTTTAAAAAGAAGAAAAAAGACAAAAAAACTTCAGATGCAAAAGGTGAAATAAAAACAGATTCTATAAAATCGAATGGTAAATAA
- a CDS encoding Lrp/AsnC family transcriptional regulator produces the protein MNYQLDEIDKKILDFLVENTRMPFTEIAKQMDVSAGTIHVRVKKMEDAGIILGSSLNIDYGKLDYHFTAFIGILLTKSNRTQEVLKELSTLPNVIEASVISGKYNIFCKVRAKNTDDAKRIIYQIDDIQDVMRTESMISMEEFLSDKNRLINAISV, from the coding sequence ATGAACTATCAACTGGACGAAATAGACAAGAAAATTCTTGATTTCTTAGTAGAAAACACAAGAATGCCTTTTACTGAAATTGCAAAGCAGATGGATGTTTCTGCTGGAACAATTCACGTAAGAGTGAAAAAGATGGAAGATGCAGGTATTATTTTGGGATCATCTCTTAATATCGATTATGGTAAGCTGGATTATCACTTTACAGCTTTCATAGGGATCCTTTTGACAAAATCAAACCGTACTCAGGAAGTATTGAAAGAATTGTCAACTTTACCTAACGTCATTGAAGCTAGCGTTATTTCAGGAAAATATAATATTTTCTGCAAAGTAAGAGCTAAGAATACGGATGATGCTAAAAGAATTATTTATCAGATAGATGACATTCAGGATGTAATGAGAACTGAAAGTATGATTTCTATGGAAGAATTCTTAAGTGACAAAAACAGACTGATCAACGCTATCTCTGTATAA
- the gwsS gene encoding grasp-with-spasm system SPASM domain peptide maturase yields MNYFNLFSNILITKGATRILISDLQRNVSELYPLELYEIIEEMKNHSLEDILKVYDKESRSIVQEYINLLLEKEYGFVTENDWDRNFPPLSYEYHEPSIITDLFIEMEDIELLKKINPSIENLGIKHLVIYSLKPLTIHEFIEIDDVFKTSVLSGIEIFSPFHKETNLSFIQALQKNTARIYSLIFYNCSKPPFKAKDEYRFSLNFLKDELKISACGKVELKYFNTNISKVLEAINHNSCLYKKIGIDRNGAIKNCPLMSENFGNIRNNSLEEAITQPNFKKYWNLTKDNIEICKDCEFRYVCTDCRAYTENAEKSKEGLNISKPLKCGYNPYTGNWEDWRKNPLKKKNFNSLELR; encoded by the coding sequence ATGAACTATTTTAATCTATTCAGCAACATTCTGATCACCAAAGGAGCAACCAGAATTCTTATTTCGGATCTACAGAGAAATGTATCTGAACTATATCCCTTGGAATTGTACGAGATTATAGAAGAAATGAAAAATCACTCTCTTGAAGACATACTAAAAGTTTATGATAAAGAATCCAGATCAATTGTTCAGGAATACATTAATCTCCTGCTGGAAAAAGAATACGGATTTGTTACTGAGAACGATTGGGACAGGAACTTCCCTCCTCTTTCTTATGAATATCATGAGCCCAGTATCATTACAGATCTCTTTATAGAAATGGAAGATATCGAGTTACTGAAAAAAATAAACCCTTCTATAGAAAACCTTGGAATTAAACATTTGGTCATTTACAGTTTAAAACCATTAACAATACATGAATTCATAGAAATTGATGATGTATTTAAAACCTCCGTGCTTTCGGGAATAGAAATATTCTCTCCGTTTCACAAGGAAACCAATCTATCTTTTATACAGGCTCTTCAAAAAAACACAGCAAGAATATACAGTCTCATTTTTTACAATTGTTCGAAGCCTCCTTTCAAAGCTAAAGATGAATATCGATTCTCACTTAATTTCCTGAAAGATGAACTGAAAATATCTGCCTGCGGAAAAGTGGAACTGAAATACTTCAATACCAACATCAGTAAAGTATTGGAAGCTATCAACCATAATTCCTGCCTGTATAAAAAGATAGGTATTGACCGAAACGGTGCCATTAAAAATTGCCCGCTGATGAGTGAAAACTTTGGAAACATCCGTAATAACAGCCTTGAAGAAGCTATAACCCAACCTAATTTCAAAAAATATTGGAATCTGACCAAAGACAATATAGAAATCTGTAAGGACTGCGAGTTTCGTTACGTCTGCACAGACTGCAGGGCGTACACCGAAAATGCAGAAAAAAGCAAAGAAGGTCTGAATATATCAAAACCTCTAAAATGTGGCTATAATCCCTATACAGGAAACTGGGAAGATTGGAGAAAAAATCCTTTAAAGAAAAAAAATTTCAATTCGTTGGAACTCAGATAA
- the gwsG gene encoding grasp-with-spasm system ATP-grasp peptide maturase, whose product MILIFSNDNDRTAIEVMRYLTSMNKDFIHIHEDEVFVIKILKKRFFLQSQKNSFFLDDIYSVWYRRGGLQFKRLQYNNTSINIHMNEVQHWLEDYVLRTLESKNHVNKQTRAHINKLLVLEYAQKTGFDVPSYFLAESTDEIPINQTITKAITGNVILDNILNNQNGIMYTTIVKKMERQSFFVSFFQEKIEKDFEIRTFYINGECFSMAIFSQNDEQTKTDFRKYNTKKPNRNIPYKLPQDIELKIHKLMQILDLNCGSLDFIKSDDRYYFLEINPVGQFANVDYHCNYPLFKKIADYL is encoded by the coding sequence ATGATACTGATTTTCTCAAATGATAATGACAGAACAGCGATTGAAGTTATGCGTTATCTCACTTCAATGAATAAAGACTTTATTCATATTCATGAAGATGAAGTTTTTGTAATCAAAATTCTAAAAAAAAGGTTCTTTTTACAAAGTCAGAAGAACAGTTTTTTTCTTGATGATATTTATAGTGTATGGTATAGAAGAGGGGGATTACAATTTAAACGTTTACAATACAATAATACCTCTATAAATATTCATATGAATGAAGTCCAACATTGGCTTGAAGACTATGTACTTCGTACTTTAGAATCTAAAAACCATGTGAATAAACAAACTAGAGCTCATATTAATAAGCTTTTAGTATTGGAGTATGCCCAGAAAACAGGTTTTGATGTACCCTCTTATTTCCTAGCTGAAAGTACCGACGAAATCCCAATAAACCAAACAATTACAAAAGCAATTACGGGAAATGTAATATTAGATAATATATTAAATAACCAGAATGGCATCATGTATACAACTATAGTAAAGAAAATGGAGAGACAAAGTTTTTTCGTTTCTTTTTTCCAAGAGAAAATAGAAAAGGATTTCGAAATAAGGACATTTTATATCAATGGTGAATGCTTCTCAATGGCTATTTTTTCTCAAAATGATGAACAAACTAAAACTGATTTCAGGAAATATAACACAAAAAAACCTAATAGGAACATACCATATAAACTTCCTCAAGATATTGAATTAAAAATTCATAAGCTTATGCAAATATTGGATCTAAATTGTGGTTCACTAGACTTCATTAAAAGTGATGATAGATATTATTTCTTAGAAATTAATCCTGTGGGACAATTTGCTAATGTAGATTATCATTGCAATTACCCCCTATTTAAAAAAATAGCAGATTACTTATGA
- a CDS encoding TIGR04139 family peptide modification target, with product MKKLNGMKRNFSSLENKKMKNLQNIHGGADTARTSEPTQCGNNCSDTAYYKDGVKTMTLTIEGPSTTTPY from the coding sequence ATGAAAAAATTAAATGGAATGAAGAGAAACTTCTCTTCTTTAGAAAACAAGAAAATGAAAAACCTGCAAAACATTCACGGGGGAGCTGATACAGCAAGAACTTCAGAGCCTACTCAATGTGGCAATAATTGTTCTGATACAGCTTATTACAAAGATGGTGTTAAGACAATGACTTTAACGATTGAAGGTCCTAGTACAACCACTCCTTATTAA